In a single window of the Candidatus Hydrogenedentota bacterium genome:
- a CDS encoding DUF433 domain-containing protein — MSLKERLTIEPGKRGGKPCIRGMRITVYDVLQYMASGMTAEEILADFPYLTHDDILASLAYAAEREHATLVVPA, encoded by the coding sequence ATGTCGCTCAAGGAACGATTGACCATCGAACCCGGAAAACGGGGCGGAAAGCCTTGTATTCGCGGTATGCGAATCACTGTGTACGACGTGCTGCAGTACATGGCTTCCGGTATGACTGCAGAGGAGATTCTAGCGGACTTTCCGTACTTGACGCACGACGATATTCTTGCTTCGTTGGCATACGCCGCGGAACGTGAACATGCTACTCTGGTCGTCCCTGCGTGA
- a CDS encoding DUF5615 family PIN-like protein produces MKLLLDQNLSPRLTRLLSHQFPGILHVSEIGLDRASDLAVWEYARENDCTIVTKDADFSELGTIEGFPPRVIWIRRGNCSTSDIEALLKQNRDAIAMLIADPTAGVLVLM; encoded by the coding sequence GTGAAGCTGCTCCTTGATCAGAATCTGTCTCCGCGATTAACTCGTTTGCTGTCTCACCAATTCCCCGGCATCCTTCACGTCAGTGAGATTGGTCTTGATAGGGCTAGTGACCTTGCCGTTTGGGAGTATGCTAGAGAAAACGACTGCACTATTGTCACTAAAGACGCAGACTTCAGCGAACTCGGCACTATTGAGGGTTTTCCTCCCAGGGTAATTTGGATTCGCCGAGGTAACTGCTCGACAAGCGATATTGAAGCTCTTCTAAAGCAAAATCGCGACGCTATAGCTATGTTGATTGCCGATCCGACGGCTGGCGTGCTTGTCTTGATGTAG
- a CDS encoding site-2 protease family protein, protein MNTFEPPPLPPQQIPPSPTLEPGEGPPPAKPKSSGALGPIGGAIALVVAFAAKFKFLLAPFAKFFPIALKTGGTMILSIGLYAVEWGWMYAVGFVFLILVHECGHLVAARMFELKAGMPVFIPFMGAFIALKEAPRNAWIEAWVGIGGPLLGTAGALVCVLIYSVTQEPLFIALAYTGFFLNLFNLAPISPLDGGRIVTALSPWLWLVGLAIVGVLVYTHMNPILFLLLLLAAPRLFMLFRAKTDEERRYFEVSGERRFAMATLYFGLIAFLVVGMELTHIRPPE, encoded by the coding sequence ATGAACACATTTGAGCCGCCCCCTCTGCCTCCGCAACAGATTCCACCATCTCCAACATTGGAACCGGGTGAAGGTCCGCCGCCAGCAAAGCCAAAGTCGTCGGGGGCTTTGGGTCCGATCGGCGGGGCTATCGCTTTGGTTGTTGCGTTTGCCGCCAAGTTCAAGTTTTTGCTGGCACCCTTCGCGAAGTTCTTTCCCATCGCTCTGAAGACAGGCGGGACGATGATTCTGTCGATTGGGTTGTATGCGGTGGAATGGGGATGGATGTATGCCGTGGGGTTTGTGTTTCTCATTCTTGTGCACGAGTGCGGACACTTGGTTGCCGCTCGCATGTTTGAATTGAAGGCGGGAATGCCGGTCTTTATCCCGTTTATGGGAGCGTTTATCGCGCTGAAGGAAGCTCCGCGCAACGCGTGGATCGAGGCGTGGGTGGGAATTGGCGGGCCGTTGCTAGGGACGGCTGGTGCTCTCGTGTGCGTTCTGATTTATTCCGTGACGCAGGAACCGCTGTTCATCGCGCTTGCCTACACGGGATTCTTTCTGAATCTATTCAATCTGGCGCCAATCAGTCCACTTGACGGCGGGCGTATTGTGACCGCGCTGTCTCCGTGGCTTTGGTTGGTGGGACTTGCCATTGTCGGCGTGTTGGTATACACGCACATGAATCCCATTCTCTTCCTCTTGTTGCTGTTGGCCGCGCCACGGCTGTTCATGCTGTTTCGCGCAAAGACAGACGAGGAGCGGCGCTATTTCGAGGTGAGTGGGGAACGGCGGTTCGCCATGGCTACACTCTACTTCGGGCTAATCGCTTTCCTCGTCGTGGGTATGGAACTCACGCACATCAGACCGCCGGAGTAA
- a CDS encoding right-handed parallel beta-helix repeat-containing protein — MRFVVVIGSLLSMGLLPAYAQVPRNDAAIQEVAEGKRDTANAAWWGFSTEDATEALQSAIDSKAARVVVPFMGADWIVRPIRLRGNLELCFEPGVVVMAKKDEFQGPGDSLFSGDALENLKISGYGATLRMRKQDYAAAPYKKGEWRMVIDLGGCRNVTIEGMRLESSGGDGIYVGAGGGDKPYCENVTIRNVVCHDNYRQGISVISAKDLLIENCTMSGTGGTAPEAGIDFEPNAPNERLENCVVRNCQFADNEGAGILVYLKPLDKTSAPVSLLFENCHVRGGNDAGIGIGAIKEDGPGGTVEFRNCTVENSQKCGAFIYDKAAGSALVRFVNCTWNNVGMGKRSGESGPFPPLLISQMYKGTAPQLGGIAFEECSVFDAVDRPVLEVEEAKGDQGIANLTGTIALFGPHEPRITVVNPVESLQVISGSSRPRP, encoded by the coding sequence ATGAGATTCGTTGTTGTCATCGGTTCACTTCTGTCGATGGGGCTTTTGCCCGCCTACGCGCAAGTCCCGCGTAATGATGCGGCTATTCAGGAAGTCGCGGAGGGTAAGCGCGATACTGCAAACGCGGCATGGTGGGGATTCTCGACAGAAGATGCGACCGAAGCGCTTCAATCCGCAATCGACTCAAAGGCGGCGCGCGTCGTGGTGCCGTTCATGGGCGCGGATTGGATTGTGCGCCCGATTCGTCTGCGCGGCAATCTTGAGTTGTGTTTCGAGCCGGGCGTTGTCGTCATGGCAAAGAAGGACGAGTTTCAAGGCCCCGGCGATAGTCTTTTCTCAGGAGATGCGCTGGAGAATCTGAAGATTTCCGGTTACGGCGCGACGCTGCGAATGCGCAAGCAAGACTACGCAGCGGCTCCGTACAAGAAGGGCGAATGGCGGATGGTCATTGATTTGGGCGGATGCCGCAACGTGACTATCGAGGGGATGCGGCTGGAAAGCAGCGGGGGGGATGGCATCTATGTGGGCGCCGGCGGCGGCGACAAGCCGTACTGCGAAAACGTGACCATTCGCAACGTCGTGTGCCACGACAATTACCGGCAAGGCATCAGCGTTATCAGCGCGAAGGATCTGTTGATCGAGAACTGCACAATGTCCGGGACGGGGGGGACAGCTCCCGAGGCTGGGATTGATTTCGAGCCCAATGCGCCCAACGAAAGACTGGAGAATTGTGTAGTGCGGAATTGCCAGTTCGCGGACAATGAAGGGGCGGGGATTCTCGTGTATCTAAAGCCGCTCGACAAGACCAGCGCGCCCGTGTCGCTGCTCTTCGAGAATTGTCACGTGCGCGGCGGGAACGACGCGGGCATTGGCATTGGCGCAATCAAGGAGGACGGCCCCGGCGGCACGGTGGAGTTCAGGAATTGCACCGTGGAGAACTCCCAGAAATGCGGAGCGTTTATCTACGACAAGGCGGCGGGAAGTGCCCTGGTGCGATTTGTGAATTGCACGTGGAATAACGTCGGCATGGGAAAGCGATCCGGAGAATCAGGGCCATTTCCTCCCCTGCTCATTTCGCAGATGTACAAAGGAACCGCGCCGCAACTCGGTGGAATTGCGTTCGAGGAGTGTTCGGTCTTTGATGCAGTGGACCGGCCGGTGCTGGAAGTCGAGGAAGCAAAAGGCGACCAAGGTATTGCGAATTTGACGGGGACTATCGCGCTATTTGGGCCGCATGAACCTAGAATAACGGTGGTGAATCCCGTTGAAAGTTTACAGGTGATTTCGGGCTCTTCGCGGCCTCGACCGTAG